In a single window of the Candidatus Epulonipiscium sp. genome:
- a CDS encoding leucine--tRNA ligase — protein sequence MTLNNIRYDHKIIETKWRKIWEKKPINQDGPGKKKYYCLDMFPYPSGNGLHVGHWRGYVLSDVWSRYKILQNHYVLHPMGWDAFGLPAENDAIKRGVHPRVGTAKNIANFKRQLHEISAIYDWDREVNTTDPNYYKWTQWIFARMFEEGLAYEKEMPINWCPSCKTGLANEEVVGGECERCHTVVTKKNLRQWMLKITAYAERLLNDLKDLDWSEKVKKMQTDWIGKSYGAEIDFKIEGQDKRIKVFTTRPDTLYGATFMVLAPEHEMVSEITTNNQKQAVEDYVFKASTKSSIDRMADKDKTGIFTGSYVTNPLNGAKLPIWISDYVLADYGTGAIMCVPAHDERDFAFATKFSLPIIQVIKKEEEEEKTLTEAYVEEGIMINSGIFDGISSDEAKEVIANYLQEQGIGKKTVNYKLRDWVFSRQRYWGEPIPIIHCEKCGAVAVPEEDLPVTLPDVESYEPTGTGESPLAAIDEWVNTTCPRCGGPGKRETNTMPQWAGSSWYFLRYADPHNDKELVSKVQMKEWLPVDIYVGGIEHAVLHLLYARFYTKFLYDIGVVDFEEPFKRLFNQGMITKDGAKMSKSKGNVVSPDGLVERYGADSLRMYELFVGPPELDSEWDDRGIEGVYRFINKVWKLITENKDSSVAATREMERTRHKLIYEITTRMNDFHLNTVVSGFMEYTNKFMDIAKSSKGLDKKTIETLVILLAPFIPHTAEELWEMIGHADTVFNESWPVYDEGKMKEDSIEIAVQVNGKLRSTIEISIEESKDSILEKAKASIDDKLDGKSIIKEIYVPGKVVNLVIK from the coding sequence ATGACCTTGAACAACATACGCTACGACCATAAGATTATCGAAACGAAATGGCGCAAAATCTGGGAGAAAAAACCCATAAATCAGGATGGACCAGGTAAGAAGAAATACTATTGTTTGGACATGTTCCCTTATCCATCAGGGAATGGTCTTCATGTAGGACACTGGCGAGGCTACGTTCTTAGTGATGTATGGAGTCGTTATAAAATATTGCAAAATCATTATGTACTTCATCCCATGGGATGGGATGCATTTGGACTCCCAGCAGAAAACGATGCAATTAAAAGGGGAGTTCATCCAAGGGTTGGAACCGCCAAAAATATTGCTAATTTTAAAAGGCAGCTTCATGAAATCAGTGCAATTTATGATTGGGATAGAGAGGTCAATACTACGGATCCCAATTATTACAAATGGACCCAATGGATTTTTGCAAGAATGTTTGAAGAGGGATTAGCATACGAGAAGGAAATGCCCATTAACTGGTGCCCAAGTTGTAAAACAGGACTTGCAAATGAAGAAGTAGTAGGGGGAGAATGTGAAAGGTGCCATACTGTAGTTACCAAAAAGAATCTTCGTCAATGGATGCTTAAGATTACAGCCTATGCCGAAAGACTCCTTAATGATTTAAAAGATTTAGACTGGTCTGAGAAAGTAAAGAAAATGCAAACCGATTGGATAGGAAAAAGCTATGGGGCTGAAATTGATTTTAAGATAGAAGGGCAAGATAAAAGAATAAAAGTTTTTACTACAAGACCAGATACTTTATATGGGGCAACTTTTATGGTACTAGCTCCAGAACATGAGATGGTTAGTGAAATTACTACTAATAATCAAAAACAAGCTGTAGAAGATTACGTTTTTAAGGCATCTACAAAATCTTCTATAGATCGTATGGCAGATAAGGACAAAACGGGAATATTTACGGGAAGTTATGTGACGAACCCTCTTAATGGTGCAAAACTTCCTATTTGGATTTCCGATTATGTATTGGCTGATTATGGTACGGGGGCCATTATGTGTGTCCCAGCCCATGACGAAAGAGATTTTGCCTTTGCTACAAAGTTTAGTCTCCCTATTATCCAGGTTATCAAGAAGGAGGAGGAAGAGGAAAAAACATTAACAGAAGCCTATGTAGAAGAAGGAATAATGATTAATTCGGGAATATTTGACGGTATTTCTTCTGACGAAGCTAAGGAAGTAATTGCCAATTACCTTCAGGAACAGGGAATAGGAAAGAAAACAGTCAATTATAAATTAAGAGATTGGGTATTTTCAAGGCAAAGATATTGGGGGGAACCCATTCCTATTATACATTGTGAAAAATGTGGGGCGGTTGCAGTACCGGAGGAGGATCTTCCAGTAACCTTACCGGATGTAGAATCCTATGAGCCTACAGGAACGGGGGAATCTCCCTTAGCAGCCATTGATGAATGGGTTAATACTACATGTCCAAGATGTGGAGGACCCGGAAAAAGAGAGACCAATACAATGCCTCAATGGGCAGGATCTTCCTGGTATTTCCTGCGTTATGCAGATCCCCATAATGATAAAGAATTAGTAAGCAAGGTACAAATGAAAGAATGGCTTCCGGTAGATATTTATGTAGGTGGGATAGAACATGCCGTGCTTCACCTTCTTTATGCTAGATTTTATACTAAATTCTTATACGATATCGGCGTGGTAGATTTTGAAGAACCATTTAAACGTCTGTTTAATCAGGGAATGATTACAAAAGATGGCGCCAAAATGAGCAAATCAAAAGGAAATGTGGTATCTCCAGACGGATTAGTAGAAAGATATGGGGCAGACTCTCTTCGTATGTATGAATTATTCGTAGGTCCACCAGAACTGGATTCAGAGTGGGACGACAGAGGGATAGAAGGAGTGTATCGCTTTATTAATAAAGTATGGAAGTTAATTACTGAAAATAAAGACTCCTCCGTAGCAGCTACTAGAGAAATGGAAAGAACAAGGCATAAATTAATTTATGAAATAACAACTAGAATGAATGATTTCCATCTTAATACCGTTGTTAGTGGGTTTATGGAGTATACTAATAAATTCATGGACATTGCAAAATCCTCAAAAGGCTTGGATAAAAAGACTATAGAAACTCTTGTTATACTTTTAGCACCCTTTATTCCCCATACGGCAGAAGAGCTTTGGGAAATGATTGGGCATGCAGATACAGTATTTAATGAATCGTGGCCTGTATATGATGAGGGAAAAATGAAAGAAGATTCTATTGAAATTGCAGTTCAGGTCAATGGAAAATTAAGGAGTACAATTGAGATAAGTATTGAAGAATCTAAGGATTCCATATTGGAAAAGGCAAAAGCTTCGATAGATGATAAGTTAGATGGAAAGAGTATTATAAAAGAAATATATGTACCAGGAAAGGTTGTTAATTTGGTTATAAAGTAA
- the fusA gene encoding elongation factor G produces the protein MKNYSMDQIRNVVLLGHGGCGKTTISEAMLYVAGQTKRQGKVDEGNTTSDYDSEEIKRKFSINASVIPIEFKEHKINILDTPGYFDFIGETKQAIRAADSAIIVVSAKSGIEVGTEKAWEYTEEVNLPRMIFVNGMDDEHANLRDILEDLREKFGKTIAPFQVPFKENDRFAGFINVVKMEGRRFANGTVVSCEIPDGMDNEIAPVREMILESVAETSEELMEKYFNGEAFTQEEITDAIQKGVLDGSIVPVLCGTAINHTGIRVMLNSILNYMPSASQFKEEIEGENPHTKEIEVRKCSMDEPISAFVFKTIVDPYIGRLSIFKVCSGVLKSDSILYNGKKDIEEKISNIYVLRGKEQFAVPELRAGDIGAVAKLHNTMTGDTLSDKNKPIVYEEIEFPESLMNMAVFPKGKGDEDKMSSGLQRLMEEDPTFHVFLDKETHEQIIYGIGEQHLDVITNKLKSKFKIEVDLLAPTIPYRETIKGKIKIQGRHKKQSGGHGQYGDVWMEFEPLGNLEVPFVFEEKIFGGAVPKQYFPAVEKGLQDSVKSGVLAGYPVVGLKATLVDGSYHPVDSSEMAFKIATSIAFKEGLKKAKPVILEPVVKVTVAVPDEYMGDIIGDLNKRRGRILGMIPKGKCQQIDAEAPMAEMFKYATDLRSMTQARGSFSMKFDRYEEAPIEVQQKVMESRKKEA, from the coding sequence ATGAAAAACTATAGCATGGATCAAATTCGCAATGTTGTACTTTTAGGCCATGGTGGATGTGGGAAGACAACTATTTCAGAAGCAATGTTATATGTTGCAGGACAGACTAAGCGACAGGGAAAAGTAGACGAAGGAAATACTACAAGTGACTATGACTCAGAAGAAATTAAGAGAAAGTTCTCTATCAATGCTTCAGTTATTCCCATTGAATTTAAAGAACATAAAATCAATATTTTGGATACCCCAGGATATTTTGATTTTATAGGGGAAACCAAACAGGCAATTCGTGCTGCCGATTCTGCTATCATTGTTGTTTCAGCAAAATCTGGCATAGAGGTAGGAACGGAAAAAGCATGGGAATATACTGAAGAGGTGAACCTCCCTAGAATGATTTTTGTAAATGGTATGGATGATGAACATGCAAATTTAAGGGATATATTGGAAGACTTAAGAGAAAAGTTTGGAAAAACAATTGCCCCGTTTCAAGTTCCTTTTAAAGAAAATGATAGATTTGCAGGATTTATTAATGTAGTTAAAATGGAAGGAAGAAGATTTGCCAATGGAACCGTAGTATCTTGCGAAATCCCAGATGGAATGGATAATGAAATAGCACCTGTTAGAGAAATGATTCTAGAATCTGTGGCGGAAACCAGTGAAGAACTTATGGAAAAATATTTTAATGGGGAAGCATTTACTCAAGAGGAAATTACAGATGCCATTCAAAAAGGGGTTTTAGATGGAAGTATTGTACCTGTTTTATGTGGTACGGCTATAAATCACACGGGTATTAGGGTTATGCTTAACTCCATACTGAATTACATGCCTTCTGCGTCCCAATTTAAAGAAGAAATAGAAGGCGAAAATCCTCACACGAAAGAAATAGAAGTGCGTAAATGCTCCATGGATGAGCCGATATCTGCATTTGTATTTAAAACAATCGTAGATCCATATATCGGCCGCCTTTCTATCTTTAAAGTATGTTCTGGAGTGTTAAAATCGGATTCTATATTGTATAATGGAAAAAAGGATATAGAAGAAAAGATTTCTAATATTTATGTCCTTAGGGGAAAGGAACAATTTGCAGTACCGGAACTTAGAGCAGGGGATATAGGAGCTGTTGCTAAACTCCATAATACCATGACAGGAGATACTCTATCGGATAAAAACAAACCAATTGTTTATGAAGAAATAGAATTTCCAGAGTCCTTGATGAATATGGCTGTATTTCCAAAGGGCAAAGGAGATGAAGATAAAATGTCTTCAGGCCTTCAAAGACTCATGGAAGAAGATCCGACATTCCATGTATTTTTAGATAAGGAAACCCATGAGCAGATTATATATGGTATAGGTGAACAACATTTAGATGTCATAACCAATAAGTTAAAATCGAAGTTTAAGATAGAAGTAGATTTACTTGCGCCGACTATTCCCTATAGGGAGACTATTAAAGGGAAGATTAAAATTCAGGGGAGGCATAAAAAGCAATCAGGAGGTCATGGGCAGTACGGAGATGTTTGGATGGAATTTGAACCCCTAGGAAATTTAGAAGTACCTTTTGTCTTTGAAGAAAAGATATTTGGGGGAGCAGTGCCAAAGCAGTATTTTCCGGCAGTTGAAAAGGGACTTCAAGATTCCGTCAAATCAGGAGTATTGGCAGGATACCCTGTAGTTGGATTAAAAGCCACCCTAGTAGATGGTTCTTATCATCCGGTAGACTCTTCTGAAATGGCATTTAAAATAGCTACATCTATCGCTTTTAAAGAAGGACTTAAGAAGGCAAAACCTGTGATACTTGAACCTGTGGTTAAAGTTACGGTAGCTGTTCCGGATGAATATATGGGTGATATAATAGGAGATCTTAACAAACGTCGGGGAAGAATCCTAGGGATGATTCCTAAGGGAAAATGCCAACAAATAGATGCTGAGGCACCTATGGCAGAAATGTTTAAATATGCAACAGATCTTCGTTCAATGACCCAGGCAAGGGGAAGCTTTTCAATGAAATTTGATAGATATGAGGAAGCACCAATAGAAGTACAACAAAAAGTTATGGAATCAAGGAAAAAAGAGGCATAG
- the aroF gene encoding 3-deoxy-7-phosphoheptulonate synthase: MIIVMRPEATEENIKNVIQTIEYCGLKVHLSKGLEVTIIGVIGEKSKISESNLELLSGVDRLVPVTESYKLANKKFNVEPSVIKIGNYKIGGKEIIIMAGPCAVESKEQLLLTAHAVKKAGAQILRGGAYKPRTSPYSFQGLEEEGLKYMVDARNETGLAIVCEVTSLQAVETAAKYVDMMQIGARNMQNFQLLKEVGKTKLPVLLKRGLSATIDEWLNAAEYIMSEGNPNVVLCERGIRTYETATRNTLDISAVPVIKSKSHLPIIVDPSHATGIRAFVEPLAKASIAAGADGLMIEVHPNPSKALSDGPQSLNPEDFLTLTSDLKPLINIMGRSFNSHE, from the coding sequence ATGATTATTGTAATGCGTCCTGAGGCTACAGAAGAAAATATTAAAAATGTAATACAAACCATAGAATATTGCGGCTTGAAGGTCCATCTATCTAAGGGCTTAGAAGTAACTATAATAGGTGTTATTGGTGAAAAATCTAAAATAAGCGAATCAAACTTAGAACTGCTATCTGGGGTGGATAGATTAGTCCCCGTAACCGAATCCTACAAACTGGCGAATAAGAAATTTAATGTGGAGCCTTCTGTCATTAAAATAGGAAATTATAAAATTGGTGGAAAAGAAATTATTATAATGGCAGGACCCTGTGCTGTTGAAAGTAAAGAACAGCTTCTTCTCACTGCCCATGCAGTAAAAAAAGCAGGGGCACAAATACTCCGTGGGGGGGCTTATAAACCAAGGACCTCTCCATATTCATTCCAAGGCTTAGAAGAAGAAGGTCTAAAGTATATGGTGGACGCAAGAAATGAAACCGGCCTCGCTATTGTTTGTGAAGTAACCAGTCTTCAAGCTGTAGAGACTGCTGCTAAATATGTGGATATGATGCAGATAGGGGCAAGAAATATGCAGAACTTCCAACTTCTTAAAGAAGTTGGTAAAACTAAGCTACCTGTACTGCTCAAAAGAGGCTTAAGTGCTACAATCGATGAATGGCTTAATGCTGCTGAATATATTATGAGTGAAGGAAATCCTAATGTTGTTCTTTGTGAAAGAGGAATTAGGACCTATGAAACTGCTACTAGAAACACTTTAGATATCAGTGCAGTCCCCGTTATTAAATCAAAAAGCCATCTCCCAATTATTGTAGATCCAAGTCATGCTACGGGAATCCGCGCTTTTGTAGAGCCTTTGGCAAAGGCATCAATTGCAGCAGGAGCTGATGGACTTATGATAGAAGTTCACCCTAATCCTTCTAAGGCCTTATCAGATGGTCCCCAATCTCTTAACCCTGAAGATTTCTTAACACTTACTTCTGATTTAAAACCGTTGATAAATATTATGGGGAGAAGCTTTAATAGTCATGAATAA
- a CDS encoding prephenate dehydrogenase translates to MNKVGIIGLGLIGGSIAKALKQKCGTNHITAMDLDRSILNKAFEEGVIDSFTTSIDSHFSDCNIIFLCIPVKKIALCVNKLIPFIKEECILTDVGSTKNAIMNELGSLLDKSSIYFIGGHPMAGSEKMGYDASRGHLFENAYYILTPNNKTPKTKLDILKDFITAIGAIPIVISPEYHDLITASISHVPHIIASSLVHMVKTLDDTNKYMHLLAAGGFKDITRIASSSPEMWHNICISNQREILFVLDHFIEILTQFSSAINDNKDDAIWDFFESAKQYRDTFSNRSPGAFAKTYEIIIDVVDEPGIIANIATLLSNHKINIKNIGIINSREYENGVLQILFDKEDDRQKSVKLLKDTNYIIYKK, encoded by the coding sequence ATGAATAAAGTTGGAATTATCGGTCTTGGACTTATTGGTGGTTCTATAGCAAAAGCATTAAAACAAAAATGTGGCACTAATCATATTACTGCCATGGATTTAGATCGTTCCATACTCAATAAAGCTTTTGAGGAAGGAGTTATCGATTCTTTTACGACATCTATAGATAGCCATTTTAGCGATTGTAATATTATCTTCTTATGTATCCCTGTTAAAAAAATTGCTCTCTGTGTTAATAAATTAATCCCATTTATAAAAGAAGAATGTATTTTAACAGATGTAGGCAGTACAAAAAATGCCATAATGAATGAACTAGGGTCTTTACTAGACAAAAGTAGTATTTACTTTATAGGTGGACACCCCATGGCAGGTTCCGAAAAAATGGGCTATGATGCCTCTAGGGGACATCTATTTGAAAATGCTTATTATATCCTTACACCTAATAATAAAACTCCAAAAACTAAACTGGATATTTTAAAAGATTTCATTACCGCCATAGGGGCTATACCTATTGTTATTTCACCAGAATATCATGATTTAATTACAGCATCTATTAGTCATGTCCCGCATATTATTGCTTCATCCCTCGTTCATATGGTTAAAACCCTCGATGATACCAATAAATACATGCATTTATTAGCAGCAGGAGGATTTAAGGATATTACTCGTATCGCTTCTTCCTCCCCTGAGATGTGGCATAATATTTGTATATCCAATCAAAGAGAAATCCTATTTGTACTTGATCATTTTATAGAAATCCTTACACAGTTTTCATCTGCTATAAACGATAATAAAGATGATGCTATATGGGACTTTTTTGAAAGTGCAAAGCAATATAGGGATACATTTTCAAATAGGAGTCCAGGGGCCTTTGCCAAAACTTACGAAATTATTATAGATGTAGTGGATGAACCTGGAATCATAGCTAATATTGCTACTCTTTTAAGTAATCATAAGATTAACATCAAAAATATTGGAATTATAAATAGCAGAGAGTATGAAAACGGTGTTCTACAAATTTTATTCGACAAGGAAGATGATAGGCAAAAAAGCGTTAAGCTTTTAAAAGATACCAATTATATAATTTATAAGAAATAG
- the aroA gene encoding 3-phosphoshikimate 1-carboxyvinyltransferase — MIINPRCNINGVITIPGDKSISHRAIMLGSIAEGKTEITGFLMGNDCLSTIDCFRKLGVQIDVTDKKIIVHGSGLLALTPPVDILDVGNSGTTIRLITGILSSQPFSSEVTGDSSIQKRPMLRVVSPLREMGADIDGIEDGKYCPLHIKGKNLNGINYKLPVASAQVKSSILFASLYARGETKIYEPRTSRNHTEIMVNHFGGNIIQTNNEIVSFPVKKLTAQKVNIPGDISSAAYFIAAALILPNSELLIQNIGINPTRDGIITVFKKMGGNIDLLNRRYQCGEPVADILVRSSKLHGIKIGGSIIPKLIDEIPILAVVSCYSDGITVIKDAQELKVKESNRIHAMAAELNKMGAKVLETEDGMIIEGVKALKGAAVESYHDHRVAMSLAIAALKAENETIINNSECADISYPNFFTTLKNL, encoded by the coding sequence ATGATTATTAATCCACGGTGCAATATAAATGGGGTAATTACTATCCCTGGTGATAAATCTATTTCCCATAGGGCAATTATGCTTGGTTCCATAGCAGAGGGTAAGACTGAAATCACGGGGTTTTTAATGGGAAATGACTGCTTATCCACCATAGATTGTTTCAGAAAGCTAGGGGTACAAATAGATGTAACCGATAAAAAAATAATTGTCCATGGCAGTGGGCTTTTAGCCTTAACCCCTCCGGTTGATATATTGGATGTGGGAAATAGTGGGACCACTATACGTCTTATAACAGGTATCCTTTCTTCTCAACCCTTTTCATCTGAAGTCACTGGGGATTCTTCCATCCAAAAAAGACCTATGTTAAGGGTAGTAAGCCCCCTTAGGGAAATGGGTGCGGATATCGATGGTATAGAAGATGGTAAGTATTGTCCCCTCCATATTAAAGGTAAAAACTTAAACGGAATCAACTATAAGTTGCCTGTAGCCAGTGCTCAGGTTAAATCCTCTATATTATTTGCTTCCCTTTATGCCAGAGGTGAAACGAAAATTTATGAACCTAGAACCTCAAGGAATCACACGGAAATCATGGTAAATCATTTTGGTGGAAATATAATACAAACTAATAACGAAATTGTATCTTTCCCAGTCAAAAAACTTACTGCCCAAAAGGTGAATATCCCAGGGGATATATCCTCGGCAGCATACTTTATTGCTGCTGCTTTAATTTTACCAAATTCAGAACTATTAATTCAAAATATAGGAATCAATCCTACCCGTGATGGGATTATTACTGTCTTTAAGAAAATGGGTGGCAATATTGATTTGTTAAACCGGAGGTATCAATGCGGAGAACCTGTTGCCGATATATTAGTCCGCTCCTCAAAACTTCATGGTATAAAAATAGGAGGAAGCATCATTCCCAAACTTATCGATGAAATCCCCATATTGGCTGTAGTTTCTTGTTACAGTGATGGAATAACCGTAATAAAGGATGCTCAGGAGCTTAAAGTTAAAGAATCTAATAGAATTCATGCCATGGCTGCAGAACTAAATAAAATGGGAGCCAAAGTTTTAGAAACTGAAGATGGAATGATTATAGAAGGGGTCAAAGCTTTAAAAGGCGCCGCAGTTGAAAGTTATCATGACCATAGGGTAGCTATGTCCTTAGCAATAGCAGCTCTTAAAGCGGAAAATGAAACTATTATTAATAACAGTGAGTGTGCAGATATTTCCTACCCTAACTTCTTTACTACTTTAAAAAACCTCTAG
- a CDS encoding copper amine oxidase N-terminal domain-containing protein — protein sequence MKISKKLVIAPMILCMATSTAVYAEGNKIPIGQAVPISAPIMESVVDYITYKGIIKEVNIGENHFSIWVEGTEEGQISESIIFYVSDDVVLLDDSSRDFVSKNNLKEGMSISVYYGKDTIMALSMPPRMNPDVIVVNSNEDFGSVKVSKFDNELLSADRNLKLNVSDETVIVDEKGNTVDSKDIYDKDLIVFYTITTRSIPAQTPPEKIIVMDKEPMGRAGEVETIEEETALEKIVLKEVTLNVNTYKNNKNVTMIPLAKVAKALDYTVRWNGKEQSVELSRGPQWTRVVIGQDNYSFARMLIKLGTAPEIREGTTYVPFEFIKEVLKADAEILDNGQMNIKY from the coding sequence ATGAAAATATCTAAAAAACTTGTTATAGCACCAATGATATTATGTATGGCAACAAGTACCGCAGTATATGCAGAGGGAAATAAGATTCCCATAGGGCAAGCCGTGCCAATATCTGCACCTATTATGGAAAGTGTAGTCGATTATATTACATACAAAGGAATAATTAAAGAAGTAAATATAGGAGAAAACCATTTTTCTATATGGGTTGAGGGAACTGAGGAAGGACAAATTTCTGAAAGTATAATTTTCTATGTTTCCGATGATGTGGTTCTTTTAGATGATAGCAGCAGAGATTTTGTTAGCAAAAACAATCTAAAAGAAGGAATGAGCATTTCTGTATACTATGGAAAAGATACCATAATGGCACTTAGTATGCCTCCTAGAATGAATCCAGATGTTATTGTGGTTAATAGTAATGAAGACTTTGGTAGTGTAAAAGTATCAAAATTCGACAATGAACTTTTAAGCGCAGATAGAAACCTTAAATTGAATGTATCAGATGAAACCGTAATAGTTGATGAAAAGGGAAACACCGTAGACAGCAAGGATATTTATGATAAGGATTTGATTGTTTTTTATACCATTACCACTAGGAGTATCCCAGCCCAAACGCCCCCCGAAAAGATAATAGTAATGGATAAGGAACCAATGGGCAGGGCGGGAGAAGTAGAAACCATCGAAGAAGAAACAGCTCTTGAAAAGATTGTTTTAAAAGAGGTTACCCTTAATGTAAATACGTATAAAAACAATAAAAATGTAACCATGATACCTCTAGCTAAGGTTGCAAAAGCCCTGGATTATACGGTTAGATGGAATGGAAAAGAACAGTCTGTAGAATTATCGAGAGGTCCCCAATGGACTAGGGTAGTAATAGGGCAGGATAATTACAGCTTTGCAAGAATGCTTATAAAGTTAGGAACAGCACCGGAAATAAGGGAAGGCACTACCTATGTGCCCTTTGAGTTCATTAAAGAAGTATTAAAGGCAGATGCAGAAATTCTTGACAATGGTCAAATGAATATAAAATACTAA
- the uxaC gene encoding glucuronate isomerase: MKKFLDENFMLQNETAIRLYHDYARDMPIYDYHCHINPKEIWENKKFENITEVWLYGDHYKWRAMRANGIDEKYITGNASDYDKFKAWAKTIPYTIGNPLYHWTHLELQRFFRIYEVLNEETADKIWKEANAKLNGKDFGVRDLIKKSNVRYIGTTDDPVDDLKYHKLIRGEGKLEATVFPSFRPDKGINIEKDTFIPWVKQLGEVSSKAIVNYDEFLNALEERINFFHKEGSRLSDHAFDYVPYREASKEEVSTIFVKALKGDSISLEEEEKFKTALLQFLAKLYAKLGWTMQLHIGTMRNNNTRMFNEIGPDTGFDSINDLNIAHPLSRFMDSLDRENKLPKTILYTLNPKDNYVLGTMIGNFQGGIPGKIQFGSAWWFNDQRDGMIEQMKALANLGLLSRFVGMLTDSRSFLSYPRHEYFRRILCNLIGGWVENGEFPNDMRLLGKIVQNISFNNAEKYFGIK; the protein is encoded by the coding sequence ATGAAAAAATTTTTAGATGAAAATTTTATGCTTCAAAATGAAACAGCTATAAGGCTCTATCATGATTATGCAAGGGATATGCCAATATATGATTATCACTGTCATATAAATCCCAAAGAAATATGGGAGAACAAAAAATTTGAGAATATAACAGAGGTATGGTTATACGGTGATCATTATAAATGGAGAGCTATGAGAGCTAATGGAATAGATGAAAAATATATAACTGGGAATGCCAGTGATTATGACAAGTTTAAAGCCTGGGCTAAAACTATCCCTTACACCATAGGAAATCCCCTATATCACTGGACCCATTTAGAATTACAAAGATTTTTTAGAATATACGAGGTTCTAAATGAAGAAACAGCAGATAAAATATGGAAAGAAGCCAATGCCAAATTAAACGGAAAAGATTTTGGTGTAAGAGATTTAATCAAAAAATCCAATGTAAGATATATTGGAACCACTGATGATCCAGTGGATGATTTAAAGTATCATAAGCTTATTAGAGGAGAAGGAAAATTAGAAGCCACAGTATTCCCATCTTTTCGCCCTGATAAGGGAATCAATATTGAAAAAGATACCTTTATCCCTTGGGTAAAACAGTTAGGAGAAGTAAGTAGTAAGGCCATTGTGAATTATGATGAATTCTTAAATGCATTAGAAGAAAGAATAAACTTCTTCCACAAAGAAGGCAGCCGCTTATCAGATCACGCTTTTGATTATGTTCCATATAGAGAGGCATCCAAAGAAGAAGTATCGACTATTTTTGTTAAGGCTCTAAAAGGAGATAGTATTAGCTTAGAGGAAGAAGAAAAGTTTAAGACAGCGCTCCTTCAATTTTTAGCCAAATTATATGCAAAACTTGGCTGGACAATGCAGCTTCATATCGGCACCATGCGTAATAATAATACTCGTATGTTTAATGAAATAGGACCAGATACAGGATTTGACTCTATTAACGATTTAAATATCGCCCACCCCCTATCAAGATTTATGGATTCCTTGGATAGGGAAAATAAACTGCCTAAAACCATACTTTATACCCTCAACCCAAAGGATAATTATGTGCTAGGCACTATGATTGGCAACTTTCAAGGGGGTATTCCAGGTAAGATTCAATTTGGTTCTGCCTGGTGGTTTAATGATCAAAGAGATGGAATGATAGAGCAAATGAAAGCATTGGCTAATTTAGGTTTATTAAGTCGATTTGTTGGAATGCTTACAGACTCAAGGAGTTTCTTATCCTACCCAAGACATGAATACTTTAGAAGAATCTTATGTAATTTAATAGGCGGATGGGTGGAAAATGGAGAATTCCCAAATGATATGAGGTTACTAGGTAAAATTGTACAGAATATCAGCTTTAATAATGCGGAAAAGTATTTTGGGATAAAGTAA